The segment GAAAGCATCTACTAAGGGTGGCAGTGGGGAATAGAAGGGTTCAAAGGCCCTGGGACAGAGGTAAAGATCTCTCAACCAGGGCAGATTCCCCTCACAATATAGGTTAGCATTTGTGTTCTCCTAAAATCTTGACAGATGTCTCCTCAGGAAAatgtcacaagaaaagaaaaacatagccTGAAATTAAACTGATGGTACCATCTGGGACATCCAACAAGACATAATAATACACTGACAACCCAACACAAAACTGTCCTCTAGATGTTCAGGGCCAGATCTGCTTAAAAGTAtagttcaaggggcacctgggtggctcaatcagttgagcgtccaacttcagctcaggtcatgatcttgtggctcttgaattcaagccccacattgggctctctgctgtcggtgcagagcctgcttcagatcctctatcccttgctctctctgcacctccctggctcacgctctctctcaaaatttaaaaaaaaaaaaaagaaattttaaaaaaagttcaagcAGTTCAAGcagaagtggcaaaaaaaaaaaaaaaaaaagctacacacACAGAGCAGTCTGTTTTACATCTGCTCTCCCCCTTTTTGTCCTTACAAAGTCTGGATCTCTAGTCTGGCACCTCGAGTAATAAAGGGAATGGGtctgcctttccttcccattCTCCCCAAAACACCTCTTATGAAACAGAGACCTTATTTAGATATGAGCCATGTTCTTCGAAGCTTTCCCTGTATCAGCTCCCAGTGGTGTCCTGTTAAGACATGACAGTCCACACTGACTGTGACCCTACATCTTGAGTTCCCCAAAGgggagagaaaatattaagcattGGACCATAGGAGCAAATTCGATTTTTCCATCTCAAGTGACTTACACTGAGAGCCACTATGATCACTCTAATTCAAGAGAAATCCTCTTTCTGGGAACAGGGTCTACAATGGAGACTGTCATTGGGCTTTGagtcaaaatcaataaacatgttccttttgggttttgtttcggtgtttttttttttttttttttttttgggctcAGAGTTTTTTTCTAAACCCAGTATCAGGTTGAAAAGGTAATTATGTTGAGTAAGAAACGGTGGGTACTGTTCTTGAGGGAGATGATGTGTCAAACTAAGAATAGGAAGGTATGAAGGATAGAGAGTGAGGGAAATGTTCTTTTAATAGTAATTATCTTGGTTGTATAAAGCGTCTTTGTTCTTCAGAGCTTCATGTACCCCTCCTgtactttctcatttctttttcttccctcttgaaAGGATAGGAGTATAGAAGAGGGCAATCATCTGTCTACAATCACTCAGTGGGCCAGGTGGCCATGGCATAATGGGTCCTATACCCTGCCCCTACCCACGGAGCCAGAGGACTGAGTCCCTaagggttctctctttccctaactAAACAATAAATTCCTGCAAGAAAAACCATGTTTTACATGTTTGGGTGCACCCCAGCACCTAACACAATACCTTGCAAACAGGAGGCAGAATAATcatatagaaatgaaaatcactttactttcctacttaaaaaatgttttaggggaaAGCCTGTGATCTTGAAGTTGCCCTTAAGTCTTTCAAGATCCAGCCTGTGCTGATCTCTCCAATAACATTTCTTAGCACTGTACTCTAAGCTCCAGGTGCACTGGCTTGCAGTCACCAAAAGCACTATATTCGTTCCTCTTGGCTTTAGTTCTCTGAGCTACTCTGAGAAGCCTCCCTCCCATCCACCTGGTTTGGGTGAGGTTCTCCTTTGTGGTCTCTTTGCTTCCTTTATTCTTGCACGTAGCACATCTATCAATAATTGTCTGCCTAGCTTTTTACACAGTTGGCATTTTTAGGGGAGAGCAGGAGATCTCTAGTACTTGGCACACAGCAGACACGCAGTCAGTTTGTCGAATAAATGCACATGTTTTACAGATACTTACTGCATAACTGATCATGCTACGGGTTCTGGGAAGGCGAGGGAGGTGAACAGGGAGTGTGACCTTAAGTAACTTTAAATACTTAAGGTCAGAGCTACTTTGGAGAGATAAGTGGAAAGTAAGAAAAAGGCACAAATAACAGCTATTtcaagaggggaagaaaagaaaaaggggactCTTCCACAGGCTACTAAAAAAGAAGCCCTGAAATGCAAGAGTAGCAGGTATATGAATATCTAAATGGGGAATAAACCTCACAAATGAAATCAAATGCCACTGGGGCCAGCCCATCACTGCTCTAAGTGAAGTTTTCTCTTACCGGTATCCCATGCTGATGTATGCCTAGCTTGTCTATAAAAACTAGATGTTCCCAGACTCAGACCCCGGTGCAGATGAAGgcaaaaagttttctaaaatgaaaaaattctatACCAGATCCCACCCCGATTCAACAGAcctattttcttctctcactgCAGAGTACAAGAAGCAGCTTTTTAAGCTGAGAAGAAAAGGCCTTTTAACAAAAGGATTCATCGATGTGTGTATTATGTGGCTACTTTTGGGACAGGTTGTGGCAGAAGTAGAGTGGCTGAATGTTATTCTGCAGATGGTGAAACCTGAGAATGAGTTCAGTCAATTCAGTCTGTACTTAGGACCAAAATGTGCTGGTAACAGGAATTATGACTTGTTACAGAACAGGAACAGCCAAAAGCCTTGCAGCCTCCATTTTGGTGCTTACCCTCCTGGTTTCCATAAGGGGCCTCTTTTTGCTGGGGCCTTGGCTGGAAATCCCCATCTTGGCCCTGAGGTGGGGAAAAAAGCCCAGGAAATGTTACTGGCAGCAGCAACATCACATTTAAGCAAATGTGGCCTAAATGAATATTTCAGCAGGTTGGCTATTTTTATACCACTCCTGGCCTACGGAATAAATTGCGTGGCCAAATTTTCTTTGGGTGCTGCTTTAATTCACAGCAGAATCCCAATTTGAAACATTTAAGGATCTAGGGGTTGAGAAAGGGAAAATGTGATTGACAGCAGGTAATCAGATTTTGAAATACTTGACTGCATCAAAACCCAGAGAAAGGGAAGATGTGAGGCCTCATCTCCATGGAAAATTCAGTCAAATAGAACAGAGCAAAGCTTCACACCTCCAAGTACCTTCACATTCCACCTGTCTGGGAAAGAAGTTTCCTGACTCTTCCCTGACATGTGCATGTGGAGGGTAgaggcctcagttccctcacGGAACTGTTTGCCCACACGACCCCAGGAAAGAAGCAGCTGCTCTCTGGGAACATGGGCTGAAAGCACTTTGGGCTGGGGAGCAAACCACACCTTGGATTATTCCAGCTGCCCTCTCTGGGTGCGAGTTAAGAATGACTGAATTATCTTATCTTTACTGATTCACTCTGTCCCTGACAGAGATTGTAAAGAATAAAGTAAGTAGCCTCCACAATAGCAACTTCAACATGTTAAGGATATGTTCAACATTGACCCTAATATTGCAGTATTTCACCCATTGGCTGATACATACCCTCTTGTACGTATTTACATTTTagctcacattctctcttaaAGGCAGATTTCCAAAAAACTTCACTGCTTActaggtaaaatagaattttattttatttttttctcactctcttgAGGATTTTTCTGTGTTCTTATATAATATGCTGGGACTTCTTAAGTCTTGGGCCTTCTGGTAGTGTGACCATACTGAGTGCTGAGTATGTGTCGGATTCAGTTGTACATAGATGTGATCGCCTTTCCTCATAGTCACTGTCTTGATGAGCAGAAGACTCCCACTTTGCCGAGGAAGGAACTGTTTTCAAATTACTTTGCAAACATCAACGTGTCTCCTTCCCTTAGTCCACCCCCGGAAATAAGCAGGTACCAATGAAGGCTGAAGACAAAAAGTGACTCAGCGAAGGACAAGATCGGCCGGCAGCAACGGCTGGCGAAGCCTAAGGAGGATGCAGGATTTCAACTCTCTCCCAACACCACTGACCTGTCCAGCTCTGGCCTGTGCAGGGGGCTGGGTACTTCCACTCGCGCTCGTTTCCTCATCATGGCTCCTGCTGCTTTCGTCTCCGCCGGCACCTTCAGAGAGGAACCAGACTCCTGTGACTCCTTTTCCAGACCTGCTCACGGTTCACGAGGGCACAGTGAAGAGAACTCCCCATCTCTAAATTGCCTACAGCAACTTTTAACACCGGCTTCGCAAGTGAGGCTAGATATCGTTGCTAGAGACAGTCTTAGAAATTTAGCCAAGAGGAAAAAGATGGTCTCGTGTATACAATTCTGATTGGACCTGGGCAGCAACCAAGGGGCAAAGtaagaggaagagacaagagCAGGACTTTTTGGACAAGACATGGCAATAAAGGCAATTTTCATCTTGTGTAGAAAAGGCAAACTTACCAATCCAAGAGGACTGTCATTTATTGGTTTCCCTACAATGGAAATTTGAAGGTTATAATGGATCAAGATGCTGTTTCACCTGGATTTCTGGCTACCACTTATTTCTTACAACTGGTCGTAGACAAAAAGCTCTATGTatgccttttcccttttctgcctGGTACCACTTTTGCTAGAAATCCGGGGTCTTCAAACTCTCTTgccctattttttaaagaactattgtCATCTACAAGGTCAAACATACTACATTTATGTTATATTCTAATGATATGCCACTTAAAAGGGAATGATCcttagtataaaataaaaaaggtaggggcccctgggtggctcagtcggttaagcgtccgactttggctcaggtcacgatctcacagtttgtgagttcaagccccgtgtcgggctctgtgcagacagctcagagcctggagcctgcttccaattctgtgtctccctctctctgcccctcccctgctcacactctgtctgtctctctctcacacaaataaataaacattaaaaaaaattttaagaagaaaaaaggtagaaCTTCAGACATCAGTGACAAATGAATTGGGGAGATACTTTGAGGCAAGGCCTTCGCACTCTTTTCCAAATCAAACTGGCAGGTATCTATTTGTCCCTCTACGAGTAAAAATAGCAATGGCCTTCAGATATTAAAAACCTGGAGATGCCTTTAAGATACTGCTAACTTAAGAGTCACTGAATACTCTAAAATGGAAGgaagtatttttatataagaGATCTCTTTCACTGAGTGATTACTGTCAGTCAGACTTTGTTTATTaatatgtataattaatatatatatatatattttaacaactCAGTGAGAtgggtgctattattatcctttGCCATTTCACAAAGGGggcacagaaagattaagtaactcatctaaggtcacacagctctcaAGTGGCAAAAccactgggatttgaaccaagcCGTCTGGCTTGGAGCACTTGCTCCTAACCTCTACACTGTGTGGCGTTAGGGCCCAGTCAGGCTGGCCATTTTGCCATACTGACCTTGCAATGCTAACCCACGGACATTCAACCTTCCCTATTTCTCCTCCACCACTAAAACTTCCATCATTCTACTTACCAGGTGACGGGTTTTGATGAAACCATTTCATCTCCACATACAGAGTAAAAACAAATGGATAGGGGGCCAAGACGATTTCCCCATATTTGAATTTCAGGTGGGACACTCTTTCCCATTTGCTTTTATCTGAGAAATGGTGCTAAGGAGTGAAGAAAGCAGTCAGTACGAATCCCTGAGTACTATTCTAGGGATAAGACCCTTGCCCTTCCCTGTCCTACGAGTCTGCCGCTTCCATTTGAATCTATAGTGTGACCTGTAGCTTATTTCTATCCTGAAATGAAAGGATACAGGGAAATACAATGAAGTGTTCTGTAGCAAATGGCTGCAGATTGTCCAAGTTTCCCAAGACCACACGAATagaatcctggaaaaaaaatctgaaatgagtTTAATATTGTCTAGTCCCAGCCAATCTGTCCATTTACACCTGTCACTGCTTTTTGCAAACCCTTCATTCTATTAAAGCTGAACTATGTGCTGTTCCCTGAACATGCCTTCTGATCCTCCATTTCTGtgctctgttccctctgcctgaaatgcccttTCGTAGTAATGGGGGAGGAATGGAGGGGGCCAAGATATGAACAATGGGGTTCCAGGCAATGGGGTTCCAGGGCTTACTCTCTTAACCATTCATTAGGCACAATGCCTatcaacaaatgttttctgaGTAAAAGAAGATGAGAATATCTGCCTGAAAGCTGAGAGCAAGAACACAGAAAGAGCACCTTGAAAACTTtggttataaatgtatataaatgctcCCTAGCGACCGCATACTGAGCTACTGTGTGGCAGGCACTGCACACATCTATTTCTAACCCTCACCACAATCGTGAAAACAGGTACTGTTTATCAACCTCATTGACAGGTAAGGAAGCAGGCTTGGAGAAGgtaggtaacttgcccaaaagTCCCATTGTGAAGGCAGAACTTAACTCAAATCTAGGTGTGACTGGCTCTGAGGTCTATGGTCTCTCCACTTTGCTAAATACTGCCTTGCACTTTTCTCTGCCCATGTTAACTGAAGCAAAGTGAAATAAACTCTGCTCTACTTACaattaaaataagcagaaaacTCTCGTGgttctattattaaaataattgttatttataaCAATGTCTCTGATCTCCCACAAGATTCTAAGGTACCTTCAACACTTAGCCAAAGAGCTATAGATACCTTTAAGGCTAGGACTCAAATTTTTGGTTTCATAGAGTTTTCTGTttgtatatttcattgtattcaaaTTCCTTGAAATATGACAGTGTATGTCTTTATAAATCTGAACGGTCCCAAATCACTGAGTTGTGAAGTCGGAAGAGAAATAAACTAGTTTAGAAGTCTCATTTTATGAATAAGGCAATTAAGACCAAGAGACAGAAATGATTTGCTGGGGTTCGCACTGCTAATCAGTGGCTCAGCCAGGGCTGGAATCCAAGGCCAGCGCCCAGAGCTCTGACTCCTTGCCCAACGCGTTCACCAATTCACAAAGCTGTTCACTTGCTCAGTGTTTCTCCTGTGGGAGAACCTAAGTAAGGCTGGgtaaagaaggaatgaaaatgaaGTGGGAATAAAGCAATTGCAAATGTTTCCAATTAAAATGAAGACACAGCAGTCTTGTATGTGTATTTACAATTGAGTTTCCTGAACGTCAAGTACCAGGCAGTGGTTGGGAGGGTGAGGCTTCCCAGAGCCCTGGAAGGCGGCAGTCCTCCAGAAGCTTTCTCCATGCCAGCCACCACAGAAGAGAGCTGCAGAGGGCTGGGAAGTCTGGTGGAAACAATAGAACTCTAAGCCTCAAAGGTGCTGACACTTCAACTAGAAGAACTGAGAAAGGATACAGGCTTTAATTTCCTTGGAAAAACAGTTAAGTTTCTTTGCAGAGGAACTACGGCAGGGAGAAGCCAAGTGATCAAGTGGAGGTTGTGACTCAGTTCACAGGAAATAATTAAAAGCTGGATATGGTCGCATCCTTGGCTTAAAGAATAACTTTCCCAGAAGTTGTCTGCTTTTTCCCCTACCTCCAGCTCCTTGAGGATGACTTCCTTATCTTCTATCTCTTCCCCTCTAGAAGGTAAACAAACAAGAGATAAATAAGCTGAGAAGGAAAGCTCTGAAGACGCTAGACtctactgtcagtacagagtagACAGAAGAGCAAAAATGACACTTCCACTGAGCTACAGAAACATGACTAAGTAAGAATCGTGTGTGTTGACCAACAGCTCATGGGAAGAAGTGACCACGTAGGTGGTATGGTCTGAGAACTGGTAGAAGGTTGTTCCAAAATATCTTCCCCATTAACTTGCCAAGACCTGAAATTAAGTTAACAATTTGTTAGACTTGTTGTACTCAAGTGTAGTCTGTGGACCACCAGGCATCCTCAAGCCCCTGTCAAGTGTCCTTGAAGGCATAACTCTTTTTATACTAATAATAAGacgttatttgccttttttttccttgctgtgtTAACATTTGTAATCATTAGCACAAAAGCAATGGAGGGCAAAATTGCTGGTGCCTTTGCACAAATCTAGCTAGTTACACTAAACTGTACTAGCAGTTGTGGTAATCTTGACtgccacacaggaaaaaaaatccagcttcatttaatatatttgaggaagcaagaaaaaaattaataattttataaaatctcaACCCTTAAATACATGTCTTTTTAATACACTAGGTGATAAAATGGGAAGTATTCATTAAGTACTTCTGCTGCATACAGAAATATGATGGGTGTCTTGAGGAAAAGCACTTGGGCAACTAACTGTTAAAGTTGCAGATTAAACTAGCTGCTTTTCATGGAATGGTATTTTACTTCAATGATCAGCTAACAAACTATAGTCATTATACAGACTTAGAAATGTGACatttcctcaaaaatgaatagtGAGCTTATCAATTCAAGCAAAACAACTGACAGTATTTATTTGTGCCAATGATGAGTTTTGGGATTTCAAGCAAAATCTGAACTTTGGAAAACTCAATCCACCACAGTGAGATTGACaagtttcaaaaacttaaaacacttTTCTAAGATTGATCGTGATATTAACAGATATGATTTTTTGATATTGTATAACGAAGTGTGTTGACATTTGGATTATCTATATAAGTCAGTcaaccaatattttccaaatgaccaatgaaACATGTTATGTTACAAATCATCCTAGGTAAAAGATTCACTCCCAGAACAAGACAGATTTTAATACAGCAGAGTTCAAAAAGTTCACCGATAGAATTTCAGATTCCATATTGcaactaacttttaaaaaagtaccacgttaaacaaaaccaaacaaaaaaactatcaCTTCTTAAATTTTAACGTAGGGTCAAAGAATGCCCACAATAATCTGTGAAGGCTATTAACACATTTCTACCTTCCCCAACTACACATCTATGTGGGGctggatttttttcatataattcaaccaaaaaaaccagactgaatgcagaagcagatataaTCTATCAGCTTTCTATTAAGCCAGACTAATgagatttgcaaaaatttaaaacaatgccaatcttctcattaattttttttgtctttgaaaattagctatttttaataaaaatgtgttaacaCTTAAtggatacattattttaaattaactaatacattttaaaattgtggtaaaatgtatataacctaaaatttgccattttagccatttttaagtatacaattcagcaGTATTAATTAGACTCACAACCATggtgtacaaccatcaccactatttttCCAAAGCTTATCTTCCCAAACAGAAACACTGTACTCATTAAGCAATAACTCCTcattctcccctccacccctcccctggtgacccctaatctattttctgtctctatgaattttccTGTTTAATATTTCATAGAAGTAgaatcatatttttccttttgttcctggattatttcaattagcataatgtttttgcggttcatccatgttgtacaggtatcagaacttcatttcttttgcaatttcttcagtagctgaataatattctattgcatatatGTATACGGCACGCATAtaactacattttgtttataattcaCCAATTTGAtggcacttgggctgtttccatctTCTATCATGAATAATACAGCTATGAACATTGTTGTACAAGAATCTGCTTGactccctgttttcaattcttttgggcatatacctaggaatgaaattgctgtgttatatggtaattctatgtttaactttttgaggaactgccaaattgttttccatggCAGGtgcactattttatattcccatcagttCTATACAAgacttccaatttctccacatccttgccaactgttattttctgggttgttttttttttttttaatacccatccaagtaggtgtgaagtggtatctcattaagGTTTGGATTTGCATGTCCCTGGTGTAAGGAtactgagcatcttctcatgtgcttatcgGCCATTTGTGTATCTCATTTGAAGTAATGTCTATTTAAatactttgtccatttttattattttttaaacgtttatttttgagagagggagagagagagagagcgtgtgcacaagcgggggaggggagagagagaagggagacagaggatttgaagcaggatccgcactgtcagtgcagacccccatggggagctcaaactcaccaacttcgagatcaagacctgagctgaagttggtcacctaaaagagccacccaggcaccccagcctttgTCGATTCTTAAACTggcttattttgttgtttttgagttgtacttcttttaatgtttgtttgtttatttatttatagtgtttatgtttgagagagagagcacaagcagtgtggggcagagagacagagagagggagacagagattccacgcaggttctgcactgtcagcacagagccagacttggagcttaaactcacaaaccatgagatcatgaactgaaccaaaatccagagtcggatgcttaacagactgagccacccaggttccctgagtTGTActtctttctatattctggatattaaactcttaccagatatgtgatttatagatattttctcccatctgtgAGTTGCCCTTGCactctgttgatagtgtcctttgatgcacaatttttaaaaatttaatgcagTCCAAATTTATCgaattttcttttgttgcctatgcttttggtaTGGTATTTAAGAAACCACTGCCAAAttcaaagtcatgaagatttgcccctatgttttctcctaagagttttatagttttagctcttaaatttaggtctttgatctattttttgTAAGTTCTGTGTACAGTATAagggtctaacttcattcttctgcatgtggatatccattcttctcagaaccatttgttaaagacactgttcCTCCACTACTGAACACTTTTGGCATTCTAGTCAAAAACTAATGTGAatgtgaaggtttatttctgggctctcaattctattctatGGTCTGTAAGCTGTTCTTACGCCATTACCTGTAGCTTTTTGGGTTACCTGTAGCTTTGtagcaagttcttttttttttttatttttttttaaatttttttttcaacgtttatttatttttgggacagagagagacagagcatgaacgggggaggggcagagagagagggagacacagaatcggaaacaggctccaggctctgagccatcagcccagagcccgacgcagggctcgaactcacggaccgcgagatcgtgacctggctgaagtcggacacttaaccgactgtgccacccaggcgcccctgtagcaaGTTCTTAAATTGGGAAGTAGgagtcttccaattttgttctttatcgagattattttggctattcagggtctcttgaaattccatgatttttttttaagagagagagcgggaggagagagaaaatcccaagcaggctccacttctcagtggagaacccaatgtggggctcgaacccatgaccctgggaccatgacctgagccaaaatcaagagatggatgctcaacccactgagccacctggatgctccatttcatatgaattttaagatgggCTTGTCCAGTTTTGCAAAatatgccactggaattttgatagggatttcactgaatctgtagattgctttgtcatcttaataatattaagtcttccaaccCACAAACATAGATATCTAGTaagtcttcaatttcttttggcaactttttgtagttttcagtgggCAAGTCTtgcatctccttggttaaatttattgctaaatatttttcttattggtactactgtaaatgaaattgttttcttaactttcttcTCAGATTGTTTTTTGCTAGTGTATACAAATACCACtgattttgtgtgttgattttgtatcctgcaactttgctgaattcattgatcagctctaataggttttttgtttgttttgtttttttggtgtgtgtgtgtgtgaattctttagggttttctacaggTAAGATCATGGTTTCCACAGATAGAGAtggtttcacttcttcctttccaatttgtatgtattttatttctttttcttgactaattgctctggctagaaacAAGTACTATGATGGATGGAAGTAGTGAAAATGAGCATCTTGAGAGAAAAGCTTTAAGTTTTTCATAACTGAGTaagttagctgtgggattttcatatatggtctttatcatattgaggaagttcccctctattcctagtttattgagtgtttttatcatgcaAGGGTGCTGgatttggtcaaatgctttttctttctcaattaaGATAATCATGTGACTTTTTCCCCTTACATTCTGTTACTGTGGTGTATTATATTGgttgatttctgtgtgtgtgtgtgtgtgtatttaatgcttatttattttaagagagagagagaggggcgcctgggtggctcagttggttaagtgtccgacttgggctcaggtcgtgatctcgcggttcgtgagttcaagccccgcatcaggctctgtgctgatggctcagagcctggggcctgtttcagattctgtgtctccctctctctctgaccctcccccattcatgctctctgtctcaaaaataaataaacgttgaaaaaaaattaaaaaataaaataagagagagagagagagagaagggcagagagagagggggagagaatcccaagcaggctctggctgtcagcacagagccagacatggggctcaatgtaacagaccgagagatcatgacatgagacaaaatcgagtcagatgcttaactgactgagccacccaggtgcccctgatgtctgtatactgaaccatccttgcattcctagggtctttatcccaggaatgtaaaCAGTGCCAATctcctcattaatttttttaaaaatatagttaacc is part of the Felis catus isolate Fca126 chromosome D1, F.catus_Fca126_mat1.0, whole genome shotgun sequence genome and harbors:
- the MAJIN gene encoding membrane-anchored junction protein isoform X6, translating into MICKLFAGHHLEAMSLKPFTYPFPETRFLHAGPNVYKFKIRYGNSIRGEEIEDKEVILKELEDSIRVVLGNLDNLQPFATEHFIVFPYKSKWERVSHLKFKYGEIVLAPYPFVFTLYVEMKWFHQNPSPGKPINDSPLGLESGSSLKVPAETKAAGAMMRKRARVEVPSPLHRPELDRAKMGISSQGPSKKRPLMETRRNMERKTKQKCQESPTFDITDVQEQDSKLGDSLVGQIIPPLQQDNPSPPERPAELATNGFFGFLSSLFPFRYFFRKSSRG
- the MAJIN gene encoding membrane-anchored junction protein isoform X7; amino-acid sequence: MSLKPFTYPFPETRFLHAGPNVYKFKIRYGNSIRGEEIEDKEVILKELEDSIRVVLGNLDNLQPFATEHFIVFPYKSKWERVSHLKFKYGEIVLAPYPFVFTLYVEMKWFHQNPSPGKPINDSPLGLESGSSLKVPAETKAAGAMMRKRARVEVPSPLHRPELDRAKMGISSQGPSKKRPLMETRRNMERKTKQKCQESPTFDITDVQEQDSKLGDSLVGQIIPPLQQDNPSPPERPAELATNGFFGFLSSLFPFRYFFRKSSRG
- the MAJIN gene encoding membrane-anchored junction protein isoform X5 is translated as MDFPGAPGWLSGCGVLDFSPGGHQQLPVGHHLEAMSLKPFTYPFPETRFLHAGPNVYKFKIRYGNSIRGEEIEDKEVILKELEDSIRVVLGNLDNLQPFATEHFIVFPYKSKWERVSHLKFKYGEIVLAPYPFVFTLYVEMKWFHQNPSPGKPINDSPLGLESGSSLKVPAETKAAGAMMRKRARVEVPSPLHRPELDRAKMGISSQGPSKKRPLMETRRNMERKTKQKCQESPTFDITDVQEQDSKLGDSLVGQIIPPLQQDNPSPPERPAELATNGFFGFLSG
- the MAJIN gene encoding membrane-anchored junction protein isoform X4, translating into MDFPGAPGWLSGCGVLDFSPGGHQQLPVGHHLEAMSLKPFTYPFPETRFLHAGPNVYKFKIRYGNSIRGEEIEDKEVILKELEDSIRVVLGNLDNLQPFATEHFIVFPYKSKWERVSHLKFKYGEIVLAPYPFVFTLYVEMKWFHQNPSPGKPINDSPLGLESGSSLKVPAETKAAGAMMRKRARVEVPSPLHRPELDRAKMGISSQGPSKKRPLMETRRNMERKTKQKCQESPTFDITDVQEQDSKLGDSLVGQIIPPLQQDNPSPPERPAELATNGFFGFLRKSSRG
- the MAJIN gene encoding membrane-anchored junction protein isoform X1, which codes for MDFPGAPGWLSGCGVLDFSPGGHQQLPVGHHLEAMSLKPFTYPFPETRFLHAGPNVYKFKIRYGNSIRGEEIEDKEVILKELEDSIRVVLGNLDNLQPFATEHFIVFPYKSKWERVSHLKFKYGEIVLAPYPFVFTLYVEMKWFHQNPSPGKPINDSPLGLESGSSLKVPAETKAAGAMMRKRARVEVPSPLHRPELDRAKMGISSQGPSKKRPLMETRRNMERKTKQKCQESPTFDITDVQEQDSKLGDSLVGQIIPPLQQDNPSPPERPAELATNGFFGFLSSLFPFRYFFRKSSRG
- the MAJIN gene encoding membrane-anchored junction protein isoform X2 gives rise to the protein MDFPGAPGWLSGCGVLDFSPGGHQQLPVGHHLEAMSLKPFTYPFPETRFLHAGPNVYKFKIRYGNSIRGEEIEDKEVILKELEDSIRVVLGNLDNLQPFATEHFIVFPYKSKWERVSHLKFKYGEIVLAPYPFVFTLYVEMKWFHQNPSPGKPINDSPLGLESGSSLKVPAETKAAGAMMRKRARVEVPSPLHRPELDRAKMGISSQGPSKKRPLMETRRNMERKTKQKCQESPTFDITDVQEQDSKLGDSLVGQIIPPLQQDNPSPPERPAELATNGFFGFLSSLFPFRYFFRKSSRN
- the MAJIN gene encoding membrane-anchored junction protein isoform X9 — protein: MDFPGAPGWLSGCGVLDFSPGGHQQLPVGHHLEAMSLKPFTYPFPETRFLHAGPNVYKFKIRYGNSIRGEEIEDKEVILKELEDSIRVVLGNLDNLQPFATEHFIVFPYKSKWERVSHLKFKYGEIVLAPYPFVFTLYVEMKWFHQNPSPGKPINDSPLGLVPAETKAAGAMMRKRARVEVPSPLHRPELDSGSLLLIKTVTMRKGDHIYVQLNPTHTQHSVWSHYQKAQDLRSPSILYKNTEKSSRE
- the MAJIN gene encoding membrane-anchored junction protein isoform X10, with translation MDFPGAPGWLSGCGVLDFSPGGHQQLPVGHHLEAMSLKPFTYPFPETRFLHAGPNVYKFKIRYGNSIRGEEIEDKEVILKELEDSIRVVLGNLDNLQPFATEHFIVFPYKSKWERVSHLKFKYGEIVLAPYPFVFTLYVEMKWFHQNPSPGAGGDESSRSHDEETSASGSTQPPAQARAGQFLPRQSGSLLLIKTVTMRKGDHIYVQLNPTHTQHSVWSHYQKAQDLRSPSILYKNTEKSSRE